In uncultured Desulfobacter sp., one DNA window encodes the following:
- a CDS encoding DEAD/DEAH box helicase, whose product MSPKNLELVGFDEMKLSPDVFAALQTVGYETPTPIQAKTIPHMIECKDLLGQARTGTGKTAAFALPLLSRINLKNRRPQVLVVTPTRELAIQVAQSFNDYGTNMKGLNVLAVYGGQSYGIQLSQLKRGVHVVVGTPGRLMDHMRRKTLCLDDLTGLVLDEADEMLQMGFIDDVEWILSKIPQFTQIALFSATMPAPIQKIAGKYLKDPEKVIIRHDSDATNTIHQKFLMIKNVKKSDALVRILEASSHDGVIVFARTRNDTMTLAKVLEEKGFKTEALNGDLAQAARERTVKRLKNRNIDILVATDVAARGLDVERISHVINYDIPSKTEPYIHRIGRTGRAGRTGEAILFVQPKEKWMLKRIEKATRLAVEEIALPSNREINEKRRNDFKNKISQTISTEDLTAFTHLVETTAKEQNLSISQVAAALAKMLQGETPFLLKEAADKPAVKKTAKKFEKKAKAAVLPKQKKAPVKHHQNKIAPAEKGMERFRIEVGYKHGLKPDDVVGAISNESGLESKFIGAINIDYDYSLVDLPFGMPKNIFNMLKRTWVRSQKMSISKYAC is encoded by the coding sequence ATGTCCCCTAAAAATTTAGAATTGGTCGGGTTCGACGAAATGAAATTGAGCCCGGATGTTTTTGCAGCGTTGCAGACTGTTGGTTATGAAACCCCGACACCGATCCAGGCCAAGACTATTCCCCATATGATAGAATGCAAAGATCTGCTAGGCCAGGCCAGAACCGGAACCGGGAAAACAGCAGCCTTTGCACTGCCGCTGCTTTCCCGGATCAATCTCAAAAACAGGCGGCCCCAGGTTCTTGTGGTTACCCCTACCCGGGAACTTGCCATTCAGGTGGCGCAGTCCTTCAATGACTATGGTACAAACATGAAGGGCCTTAACGTCCTGGCTGTATACGGTGGCCAAAGCTATGGGATTCAACTAAGCCAGCTAAAACGTGGCGTCCACGTCGTTGTCGGCACACCGGGCCGCCTTATGGACCACATGCGGCGCAAAACCCTTTGTCTTGACGATCTTACAGGCCTGGTTCTGGATGAAGCGGACGAAATGCTGCAGATGGGATTTATTGATGATGTGGAATGGATTTTATCCAAAATCCCCCAATTCACTCAAATCGCACTGTTTTCTGCCACCATGCCCGCCCCCATCCAAAAAATTGCCGGCAAATACCTTAAAGACCCTGAAAAGGTTATTATCCGGCATGATTCTGATGCCACCAACACCATTCATCAAAAATTCTTGATGATAAAAAATGTAAAAAAAAGCGATGCGCTTGTCCGAATCCTTGAAGCCTCATCCCATGACGGTGTCATCGTATTTGCCAGGACCCGGAATGACACGATGACGCTGGCAAAGGTTCTGGAAGAAAAAGGCTTTAAAACTGAAGCACTGAACGGAGACCTTGCCCAGGCAGCCAGAGAGCGAACAGTTAAGCGCCTGAAAAACCGGAATATTGATATTCTTGTGGCCACGGATGTGGCAGCCAGGGGGCTTGATGTTGAGCGGATTTCACACGTCATCAACTACGATATACCATCTAAAACCGAACCTTATATTCATAGAATCGGGAGGACCGGGCGAGCAGGGAGAACCGGTGAAGCTATTTTATTTGTCCAGCCCAAAGAAAAGTGGATGTTAAAGCGAATTGAAAAAGCCACCCGCCTAGCTGTTGAAGAGATAGCGCTCCCATCCAACAGAGAAATCAATGAAAAGCGGCGGAACGACTTTAAAAATAAAATTTCACAAACCATCAGCACCGAAGATCTAACTGCCTTTACGCATCTTGTGGAGACAACAGCAAAGGAACAGAATCTTTCGATTTCCCAGGTAGCGGCGGCCCTGGCAAAGATGCTCCAAGGCGAGACACCGTTTCTGCTTAAGGAGGCGGCAGACAAGCCTGCTGTGAAAAAAACCGCTAAAAAATTTGAAAAAAAAGCCAAAGCAGCGGTTTTACCCAAACAGAAAAAGGCTCCTGTTAAGCATCATCAAAATAAAATTGCGCCTGCTGAAAAAGGAATGGAACGGTTTCGCATTGAAGTGGGTTACAAACATGGGCTTAAACCCGATGATGTGGTAGGGGCCATTTCAAATGAATCCGGCCTGGAAAGTAAATTTATCGGCGCCATTAATATAGATTATGATTATTCTCTGGTCGACCTGCCTTTTGGCATGCCCAAAAATATTTTTAATATGCTGAAAAGGACCTGGGTAAGATCCCAAAAAATGTCCATCTCAAAATATGCTTGCTAA
- a CDS encoding FKBP-type peptidyl-prolyl cis-trans isomerase — protein sequence MKVDLDKVSYVFGQSVGGNFRKQGIEIDPKIFADSFIAAFNGEESDMPVGEMQHIMQNYQRAMEDKKQADRMESGKKNIEAGEKFLEKNSKKEGVKTTESGLQYKVLTEGSGKKPTATDTVETHYEGKTLDGTIFDSSYKREQTTTFPLNGVIKGWTEALQLMSEGSKYELYIPSELAYGSAGSGGTIEPYSTLIFTVELIAVK from the coding sequence ATGAAAGTGGATTTAGATAAGGTCAGTTATGTTTTTGGACAGAGCGTAGGTGGTAATTTTAGAAAACAGGGCATCGAAATTGATCCTAAAATTTTTGCGGATTCGTTTATTGCCGCTTTTAACGGAGAAGAATCCGACATGCCTGTTGGTGAAATGCAGCACATTATGCAGAATTATCAAAGAGCAATGGAGGACAAAAAGCAGGCGGATCGGATGGAATCAGGAAAAAAAAATATAGAAGCCGGAGAAAAATTTCTTGAAAAAAATAGTAAAAAAGAGGGTGTTAAAACCACCGAAAGCGGACTTCAATATAAAGTGCTCACTGAAGGAAGCGGAAAAAAGCCCACTGCAACTGATACCGTTGAAACGCATTATGAAGGCAAAACTCTTGATGGTACAATTTTTGACAGCTCATACAAACGTGAACAAACAACTACTTTTCCACTGAATGGCGTAATTAAAGGCTGGACAGAGGCGCTTCAACTTATGAGTGAGGGGTCAAAATATGAGTTGTATATTCCGTCTGAACTTGCGTATGGTTCAGCCGGCAGTGGGGGGACGATTGAACCGTATTCCACATTGATTTTCACTGTTGAACTTATTGCTGTAAAATAG
- a CDS encoding IS1634 family transposase encodes MAHFHIKKKKGRPYLYVREIARVNGKPKVISQTYIGSPDRVASLVKGQSQEITTLKAEEFGALWLAQQADKDFDLCSMIDEIIPPADREKGPSIGEYFLYCVWNRMIETVSKNKLSDWYKRTAIQHIRPVDLNELSCKRYWDKWDRVDEKTLNTIISKFFRRLWQVEKPSSDCLLFDTTNYYTFMGSQTLSKIACRGKNKEGRHNLRQIGLGLLVARDTRLPLFYSIYPGNIHDSKHFESIMEEMFRVACDLNNTKERLTIVIDKGMNSEGNYTWIDEHSRVHFITTYSTYFAQELAATPLDRFEIADTARNRRLIDEERREECQLAYRTKKEYWGKERSVIITYNPRTARKKSYTFESKLDTIRQELLAMRTKVKEGAAHWKKAEDVQARYIRLCQRLHMAPDLFTLNFETSANGLNMSFRKDPYIVKQKKLMFGKNIIITDNTDWATKDIIEASLDRWQVEDRFRLSKNEDLVGVQPIRHWTDSKIKCHLFTCVAAMAYLRRIELKLKSAGIERTAENVMDDMKHLHSILTLPKGARKPTRRLETPSKTQAEVLSAFGHHINEGGVLQPVT; translated from the coding sequence ATGGCACATTTCCATATCAAGAAGAAAAAAGGAAGACCCTACCTGTATGTCAGGGAGATCGCCCGGGTAAACGGTAAGCCCAAGGTTATTTCTCAAACCTATATTGGTTCACCGGATCGGGTAGCCAGTCTTGTAAAAGGCCAGTCTCAGGAAATAACCACTTTAAAGGCTGAAGAATTCGGTGCACTGTGGTTGGCCCAGCAAGCAGATAAAGACTTTGATCTTTGCTCTATGATTGATGAGATTATTCCACCGGCCGATCGGGAAAAAGGACCTTCAATAGGGGAATATTTCCTTTATTGTGTCTGGAATCGCATGATTGAGACCGTCAGTAAAAACAAATTATCGGATTGGTATAAGAGAACCGCGATCCAGCATATACGCCCTGTCGATCTAAACGAACTCTCATGCAAACGATACTGGGACAAGTGGGACCGAGTTGATGAAAAAACCTTAAATACGATCATATCGAAGTTCTTCAGACGATTATGGCAGGTCGAAAAGCCTTCGTCTGATTGTCTGTTATTTGATACCACTAATTATTATACCTTCATGGGAAGCCAAACTTTGTCGAAAATTGCGTGCAGGGGTAAAAACAAGGAAGGCAGACATAATCTCAGACAGATCGGCCTCGGCCTTTTGGTTGCACGAGACACCAGACTCCCTTTATTTTATTCGATTTACCCAGGCAATATTCATGATAGCAAGCACTTTGAATCAATCATGGAAGAAATGTTTAGGGTGGCATGCGACCTGAACAATACCAAAGAGCGACTTACAATCGTTATTGACAAAGGAATGAATTCTGAAGGGAATTACACCTGGATTGACGAGCATTCCAGAGTCCATTTTATTACGACATATTCCACTTATTTTGCCCAGGAGCTTGCGGCTACCCCACTCGACCGGTTTGAAATTGCAGATACTGCCCGCAACAGAAGACTGATTGATGAAGAGCGCCGGGAAGAGTGTCAATTGGCATATCGAACTAAAAAAGAATACTGGGGCAAGGAGCGGAGCGTTATCATAACTTATAATCCCAGGACAGCCCGAAAGAAATCATACACCTTTGAGAGCAAGCTTGATACGATCCGACAGGAATTGCTTGCAATGAGAACGAAGGTTAAAGAAGGAGCAGCTCACTGGAAGAAAGCTGAGGACGTACAAGCCAGATATATCCGATTGTGTCAAAGGCTTCACATGGCCCCCGATTTATTTACTCTGAATTTTGAAACATCAGCAAACGGCTTGAATATGAGCTTCCGAAAAGATCCATATATAGTGAAACAAAAAAAGCTGATGTTCGGTAAAAATATTATCATCACAGATAATACGGACTGGGCGACAAAAGATATTATTGAAGCGAGTTTAGATCGATGGCAAGTTGAAGACCGCTTCCGTCTCAGTAAGAATGAAGACTTAGTAGGTGTGCAGCCGATCCGGCACTGGACTGACAGCAAAATTAAATGTCATTTATTTACATGTGTGGCCGCCATGGCTTACCTGCGTCGAATTGAATTAAAACTAAAGAGCGCCGGAATTGAACGGACAGCAGAGAACGTCATGGATGATATGAAGCATCTACATTCTATTCTGACTTTGCCGAAAGGGGCAAGAAAACCGACCAGGCGCCTTGAGACGCCGAGTAAGACCCAGGCCGAAGTCCTATCGGCCTTTGGCCATCATATTAATGAAGGTGGGGTCTTACAACCTGTTACCTGA
- a CDS encoding PEP-CTERM sorting domain-containing protein: MKKFFLATLVLLCSCTTLYAEVITFFGEDLGIGEGTALTSWDNASAAQTDFYSNLTGITTEDFEDMTGSEATFGSITATLSNGELKTVTSGTNGYGRYPISGDNYWEVSESFTLTFSEAISAFGFYGVDIGDFNGQVVLSMESGTTVTLNIENSTNVSGGGVLYFGFYDLENTYTSISFTNTAAGTDAFAFDDFTIGTIENVDPIGNPNNAVPEPATILLLGFGLIGIAGVSRHKQTIN, from the coding sequence ATGAAAAAGTTTTTTTTGGCAACGCTTGTTTTATTGTGTTCATGTACAACGCTGTACGCAGAAGTGATTACTTTTTTTGGTGAAGACCTGGGTATCGGTGAGGGAACCGCGCTGACTTCCTGGGACAATGCCAGTGCTGCCCAAACTGATTTTTACTCAAACCTGACAGGAATCACAACTGAAGATTTCGAGGACATGACTGGATCCGAAGCCACTTTTGGTAGTATAACGGCCACGCTCTCTAATGGAGAGTTGAAAACCGTCACTTCAGGAACGAACGGCTATGGACGCTATCCCATTTCCGGAGATAATTACTGGGAAGTATCAGAGAGCTTCACCCTAACTTTTTCTGAAGCAATTTCGGCATTTGGCTTTTATGGTGTCGATATCGGTGATTTTAATGGACAGGTTGTATTGTCCATGGAAAGTGGCACGACAGTTACACTCAATATTGAGAACTCAACCAATGTATCAGGTGGCGGTGTGCTTTATTTTGGATTTTATGATTTGGAAAACACCTATACCTCCATTTCTTTTACCAATACTGCTGCTGGGACAGACGCTTTTGCCTTTGACGATTTTACCATTGGCACAATTGAAAATGTAGATCCTATTGGAAATCCGAATAACGCTGTGCCGGAACCCGCTACCATTCTATTATTGGGATTTGGGTTGATTGGTATTGCAGGCGTTTCCAGACATAAACAAACAATCAACTAA
- a CDS encoding tRNA threonylcarbamoyladenosine dehydratase encodes MTRNANLISPFARLEQLLGKDAVDRFKKSRVAVFGLGAVGSFVVEALARSGIGYLRLVDFDRVDASNINRQIFALHSTLGQEKAVLARERVLDINPDCEVDLHTSFVNADSLSQFLSQDLDMVVDAIDGLNAKVSLILGAKQMGLNILSSMGAAGRTDVAMIRTGDLFDTEVCPLARMVRRRLRRRGLASGVPCVYSIEPPLNKESFKDKDAVDPLAQGDVDGGQGRPRSPIGSAAWVPGCFGLTIAGLVLENLAVE; translated from the coding sequence ATGACCCGGAATGCGAATTTGATAAGCCCCTTTGCCCGGCTGGAACAGCTGCTGGGAAAGGATGCAGTTGACCGGTTTAAAAAGTCTCGGGTGGCCGTCTTCGGCCTTGGGGCTGTGGGGTCGTTTGTGGTGGAGGCTTTGGCACGGTCCGGCATCGGATATTTGCGGCTTGTGGATTTTGACCGGGTGGATGCTTCTAATATCAACCGGCAGATTTTTGCCTTGCACTCCACCCTGGGGCAGGAAAAAGCAGTCTTAGCCCGGGAAAGGGTTTTGGATATTAACCCCGATTGTGAGGTTGATCTGCACACTTCTTTTGTCAACGCCGACAGTCTGTCTCAGTTTTTAAGCCAGGATCTGGATATGGTGGTGGATGCCATTGACGGGCTCAACGCAAAAGTCAGTCTAATCCTTGGGGCAAAACAGATGGGACTTAATATTCTTTCTTCCATGGGAGCGGCAGGTCGAACCGATGTCGCCATGATTCGGACAGGTGATCTTTTTGACACCGAAGTGTGTCCCCTGGCCCGGATGGTACGAAGACGACTGCGCCGCCGTGGGCTTGCCAGCGGAGTGCCCTGTGTTTACTCCATTGAACCCCCACTGAATAAGGAATCATTTAAAGACAAAGACGCCGTAGATCCCTTGGCTCAGGGCGATGTTGATGGCGGCCAGGGACGCCCACGGTCGCCCATCGGGTCTGCCGCCTGGGTACCTGGGTGTTTTGGCCTGACCATCGCAGGTCTTGTGCTGGAAAATCTTGCTGTAGAATAG
- a CDS encoding TatD family hydrolase: MTGFIDVHTHLHDSRIIENAADIVRRAQDAGVETIGTCATMEENFRITAQLSEEFSCVVPFFGIHPWFLDTLSPNWAKNLGQWLEQIHAGVGEAGLDFMDKGADRDQQVKVFKTHLSLACDLKRPINIHVRKAWDAIVKILKHHGPLASGGVIHSYSGSADLVPVLEKFNLHISFSGSVTRPNAKKVGLALNAVSLDRIVFETDTPDIVPQFILDAYPGETPLNEPANVPEIVRVAAERRNMDFQTLAGHGYENSLHLLDSVLGKRESAG, encoded by the coding sequence ATGACCGGATTCATTGACGTCCATACCCATCTCCATGATTCACGGATAATTGAAAACGCCGCGGATATTGTTCGGCGAGCCCAAGACGCCGGGGTGGAAACAATAGGGACCTGCGCTACCATGGAAGAAAATTTTAGGATTACGGCCCAATTGTCTGAAGAATTTTCTTGTGTGGTGCCTTTCTTTGGGATTCATCCCTGGTTTCTTGATACCCTGAGCCCGAACTGGGCTAAAAATTTGGGTCAATGGCTGGAACAAATCCACGCTGGCGTAGGGGAGGCCGGGCTTGATTTTATGGATAAAGGCGCCGATCGGGATCAACAGGTTAAGGTTTTTAAAACCCATCTGTCCCTGGCCTGTGATCTCAAGCGCCCCATTAACATTCATGTTCGCAAGGCCTGGGATGCAATCGTGAAAATTTTAAAACATCATGGGCCCCTGGCTTCGGGCGGGGTTATCCATTCCTATTCCGGGTCTGCCGATCTAGTTCCGGTTCTTGAGAAATTCAATCTTCATATCTCCTTTTCCGGTTCCGTAACCCGGCCCAATGCCAAAAAGGTGGGCTTGGCCCTCAATGCGGTCAGCCTTGACCGAATTGTTTTTGAAACCGATACCCCGGATATCGTGCCCCAGTTTATTCTGGATGCCTATCCAGGAGAGACACCGTTAAATGAGCCGGCCAATGTGCCGGAGATTGTCAGGGTAGCGGCAGAGCGCAGAAACATGGACTTTCAGACCCTGGCCGGACACGGATATGAGAACAGCCTGCATTTGTTAGATTCTGTTTTGGGCAAAAGGGAGAGCGCCGGATGA
- the aroQ gene encoding type II 3-dehydroquinate dehydratase, translating into MNTQAQITPGKIHVINGPNLNMLGKREPEIYGALTLDQINGNLKERADSLGLFLDFFQSNHEGEILDYIHAAFEQGPAGVIINPGALTHTSVALRDAMSMLSCPIVEVHLSNIHKRETFRHTSMIAGIATGQLTGFGHYGYRMALDFLHSLAG; encoded by the coding sequence ATGAATACACAAGCACAAATAACACCCGGCAAGATTCATGTCATCAATGGCCCCAATTTGAACATGCTGGGGAAAAGGGAACCTGAGATTTATGGCGCATTAACCCTTGATCAGATCAATGGGAATCTCAAAGAACGCGCAGATTCACTGGGGCTTTTCCTGGACTTTTTCCAGTCCAATCACGAAGGCGAGATTCTGGATTACATCCATGCCGCGTTTGAGCAGGGCCCTGCCGGTGTGATCATCAATCCGGGAGCCCTGACCCATACCTCAGTGGCCCTGCGTGATGCCATGTCCATGCTGTCGTGCCCCATTGTAGAGGTACATCTGTCTAACATCCACAAACGTGAAACCTTTCGCCACACTTCCATGATTGCCGGTATTGCCACCGGCCAGCTCACCGGATTCGGCCATTATGGTTACCGCATGGCTCTTGATTTTCTTCACTCTTTGGCCGGTTGA